TGCAACAGTCCCCAGGTTTGCGGCGGCCGCTGGCATTCGCCGAGATGCGTGTCGAAGATCTGGATGAAGTGGTCGCGATCGAAAAGAGCGTGTATTCCCATCCATGGACCCATGGCAATTTTGTCGATTCGATCCAGAGCGGCTACCAATGCTGGGTGCTGCGTGATGCCGGCGGCGTCTTGCTGGGGTATTTTTTCATGATGGCGGCGCTGGACGAAGCGCATTTGCTGAATATCAGCGTGCACGGCGACATGCACCGGCGCGGCATCGGCAAAATGATGCTGGATAAGGTATGCATCCTGGCGCATCAGCAGCAGATGCAGTCGGTGCTGCTTGAAGTGCGGCCATCGAATACGCGCGCGATCGAGATTTATCAGCGCTATGGTTTCGCCGAGATCGGCCGCCGCCGCGACTATTATCCGGCCGCCGACGACAAGCGCGAAGAAGCCATCGTCATGAGGCTGCCCTTATGAGCGAAATGACCCGGCGCAGCGTTTTCCTTGATGAAATCGGCTTGGGGCCGATCTGGCTGCGGCGTGAGGGTGTTGTTGCCTTGTTCGAGGATGCGCCAGAATCGATCGATGTTGCGCAGCAGGAGAATATGGCTGCGGAGATTCCAGTTTCTGCGATGAACGACCCGGCTCCGCAAGTCGACATCGCAGCTGCGCCGGCGACGAATGCCGTGCCAGTGCAGGACGCATCCCGCTCGGCCTGGAATGACGATGACGTCGTCGTCTCTGTACCGCCAGCGCTGGCGCCGGCTGTCTCGCTACAGTCGCCGATGGCGATGGACTGGCCGCAGCTGCAGAAAGCCGTCGCGGCATGTACTGCATGCGGATTGTGCCGCGGACGCAAGAATACCGTGTTCGGCGTCGGCGACAGCAAGGCCAGATGGCTGTTCATCGGCGAAGGTCCGGGACGCAACGAGGATATCCAGGGCGAACCGTTTGTCGGCCCGGCCGGCAAGCTGCTCGATAATATCCTGCTGGCGATGGGCTTGGCGCGCGGCGCAAACGCCTACATCGCCAACATCGTCAAATGCCGTCCGACCGATGAAAATGGCCGCGACCGGCCGCCTGCCGCCGATGAAGTTGCGGCCTGCCTGCCGTATCTGCAGCGCCAGATCGAACTGATCCAGCCCACCGTGCTGGTGGCGCTGGGCAAGACCGCTGCCTTGTCCCTGCTCGGACTGGATCCGTCCACGCCGGTTTCCAAACTGCGCGGCAGCGTCCATCGTTATGCCGATCGGCCTCTGATAGTGACCTATCACCCGGCCTACCTGCTGCGGCAGCTGGCAGACAAGGGCAAGGTCTGGAGCGACCTGTGCCTGGCCATGAGCACCTATGCCGACATTCCGGAATGAAGCCGCAGGGCTTGCGGCGCTGACGCCTGGCGGCACTTGCCAGGAACAGTTTCACCGCCGCTGGAATCACTTGCGCGATCCGCACGTCCGGGCGCTGGCATGGCTGCTGGATGCTCCGGACCTGCTCGATCCGCAGGCGCCGCAATGGCAGGGCCGGATCGCCACCTATGTCGATGCGGATCTGGCGACATGGCTCAATGAGCTGGATCAGCAGCCGCAAAAACTCCAGGATTTGCATGGATATATAGGCAGCTTGCCGTCGACCCGCCTCGGCCTGTATGCGGAAAAACTGCTGGCGTTCTATTTCGAACGGCGGCAACTGCTGGTGGCGCACAGCGTGCAGGTGCGGGCCAGCAAGAACGATACGGTCGGCGAATTCGATTTCCTGCTGCGCCTCAATGGCGGCCTGGTCCACTGGGAGTTCGCCAGCAAGTTCTATTTGCTGGAAACCAGCGGCGTCAGCCTGCAGGCGGACGATTTTATCGGCCGCGACATGGCGGATTCGCTGGGGTCGAAAATGCAGAAGCTTTTGCAGCACCAGCTGGCTTTGTCGCAGCATCCTGCAGCCCAGGCGCATCTGAGCGAAGCGGTTATGTCGGCGCAGGTATTGATGAAAGGCTGGCTCTTTTACCAGGACCAGCGGCAGCCGGCTACCGTTCCCGGCGTATCCGCAAATGCCTGCCGTGGATATTGGAGCGCCTGGCCCGATTTGCAGCTGGATGAGACCGCCGGATACTATCTCTTGCCCCGCCAGCGCTGGCTGGCTCCGGCCAAGGTGGCGTCTGAAGATGTGCGAAGCGCGGCGCAAATGCAATTGGCGTTGTCGGAATATTTTGCCGGCGATGCCTCGCCAGTGCTATTGGTCACTTTACGTCCCGAGGGCGAATTTGGCCTGGAAACCGATCGCGGTTTCGTAGTGCCATCCGACTGGGCGGCGCGTGCGGCTGTCCGGCGCTATCGGCGTTAGCGATTTATTTGTTCAGCCTGACAGGCGAAGAGTTCTCCTCGTTAAGAATTTCTTTCCAGGCAATGTTGTTCCCGGCATAATGCGAATGTAACTTAATATGTCAAAATCGTTGCGTCAATAATAAGGGAACACATGGGGAAGTTGGTAATAATGACAACAGCACTGCTTGGTGCTTTTTTTTCGTCTGCCGCTCAAGCGGAGGACATCATTTCTCGTTTTACCGTTCGCGATCAGGGGCAGTTTGCCGTTGACGGCAGCTTGTCGGGCAGCCGCAGTAATTCTTCTTACAGTAGCCGTTATGCCCCAGGATATTCAGCGGAACAGCATGATTACGAAAGCAGGGCAATTCTTGGTGGAAATATCGGACTGGGCTATGGCATCGAATTGTTTGCCGATCTTCCTTATGTCCTAAGCAATCATGTTGGACTACGTTATACCTATGCGGGTAATAGTGCTTCCCGCGACTTTGAAGGTGACAAGGGCTTCAGCGATGCGACTTTCGGTCTGAAATATCGCGCTTTTAAAAGCGCTGACGGTAGCGATGAAGTGCTGCTCAGGGCCTCTGTCTTGCATCACAGCGGTTCGTCGGGATTTGTCAATGCTGACGCAAGCTACCTGCATATATTTACTCCGGCAATCAAGACAGCTTTTTCGCTGAATTTTGAAAAAGTGCAAGGAGGGCCTGATAGCGCTGGACTGGGTGCTTATCTCATGTGGCAGGCATCGCCGCAAATCACCTTCGTGCCGTATGTCCGCGCCAGTCGTATCGACGGATATCAGGGGCTTTCCAGCTATAACACGATAGCTGGCGGCGCGCAGCTGCGCTATACGCCGGTTAAAGGCTGGAATATCACGCCCGGCCTGAGCGGAACCCATACCGGCAAGCGTAGCAGCTATGTCGGTACTTGGAATTCCCTCGGTGCATCGCTGACTGTACAGAAGGAGTTTTAATCGTACTGGCGATGCCGCACGATTAAAAAAGCGGGCTTGCCCGCTTTTTTTTTGCCGTACAGCTATTTGGCTAATGCTTGACTTCGCCAATCAAGGCCAGCGAATCATGCTCGCGCTGGTTGGCGGCATGCTTGCGCATGATGAGCAGCATGATGCAGGCCACAAACGAGCCGAACATCAGGATGACGATATTCACGTCCAGATCGATCTTGATCATCAGGGCGTACAGCACCAGCATGGTCAGCACGGACAGGTTCTCATTGAAATTCTGCACCGCGATCGAATGGCCGGCGCTCATCAGCACGTGGCCGCGATGTTGCAATAGCGCATTCATTGGCACCACGAAATAGCCTGAAAGGGCGCCGATGATGATCAGCAGCGGGTAGGCCACCCAGATCGAGTGCACCACGGTCATGGCCATCACGACTATGCCCATTACGATACCCATGGGCATCACCGTCAGCGATTTTTTCAAGGGAATCATGCGCGCCGCGGCGCCGGCGCCGATGGCTACCCCAAACGCCACCACGCCTTGCAGGATGGCGGCCTTGTCGAGCGGCATGCCGAGCGACTTTTCCGCCCATTTCAAGACAATGAACTGCAGGGTGGCGCCGGCGCCCCAGAACAGGGTGGTGACGGCCAGCGAGATTTGTCCCAGCTTGTCTTTCCACAGGATCGCGCAGCAGTTGGCGAAGTCGGCGATCAGTTTGCTCGGCCTGTGTTGCTGGTGCGGGTAGCGGGCGCCGGTGTCGGGGATCTTCAGGTTGAAGATGGTGGCGATTACATACAGCGCGCCGATCACCATCAGTGCGGCGTGGGTAGGGGTGTTCAGGTGCCAGTTGATGATGGGTATGTGCCACTGCAGCAGTATCGAGACTACGTGCGGGCTGACCAGGGCGCCGCCGAGGACCGTGCCGAGGATGATGGAAGCCATGGTCAGGCCTTCGATCCAGCCGTTGGCGGCAACTAGTTTCTCTGCGGGCAATAATTCTGTCAGGATACCGTACTTGGCCGGCGAATATGCCGCCGCGCCGAAGCCGACGACTGCATAGGCAATCAATGGATGGACATCGGCGAACATCATCAGGCAGCCGGCGATCTTGATCATGTTGGTGATGAACATGACTTTGCCTTTTGGCAAAGAATCGGCAAAAGCGCCGACAAAAGCGGCTAACAGCACGTAAGACAGGACAAAAAACAACTTCAGTAAGGGTGTCATCCAGTCCGGCGAGGACATTTCCGCCAGTAAGGCGATGGCCGCTATAAGTAGGGCGTTATCGGCTAGCGAAGAAAAAAACTGCGCTGCCATGATGGTGTAAAAACCGCGATTCATCCGCATCCCAGAATGTAACAATGTGTCCCCGGCCTGCTTTATACCATGAAAATATGACCGGTCCGTGATTATGACGGATGCAAAAGGCAAAACGTTCAGGCGAATTATTGGGAAATTGCCAATCCTTTGTCGCACTTGCTTCCGGTAAAATAGAGCTCTACGAATCCTCAACATTTCTGCCATTCATGCCCAGACCCCTCGTTGCCTCGATAGATATTTCTGCGTTGCGTCACAACCTGCGTATTGCCAAATCGCATGCCCCGCTGGCGAAAATCTGGGCGGTGGTCAAGGCCAATGCCTACGGCCATGGCCTGGAGCGCGCCATGCGCGGTTTCGCCGAAGCCGATGGACTGGCCCTGATCGAACCCGAAAACGCTTTGCGTTTGCGCGAACTGGGCTGGCAAAAGCCGATTCTGTTGCTTGAGGGTATTTTTGATGCGGCCGATCTGGAAACCGCGGTGCAGGCCGGCCTCGAATTCGCTGTGCATTCCCCGGACCAGATCCTGCTGCTGGAGCGCGCTGCCTTGAAAGGGCCGCTCGACGTCCACCTGAAAATGAATAGCGGCATGAACCGGCTGGGTTTCAAGTCCGAGCCCTACCGTGCTGCCTATCAGCGGCTACGGGCGATTCCCGCTGTCCGCAAGATCACCTTGATGACGCATTTCGCCAATGCCGACGACCCACTCAATCCTGGCTTGCCATTGCAGCAACAAGTGCAGCTGTTCGAGCAGGGCACGGCCGGCATCGAGGAAGAGCGCAGCATCGCCAACTCTGCCGCGGACCTGATGCATCCTGAACTGAAGTCGGACTGGGTGCGGCCAGGCATCATGCTGTACGGCGCCAGCCCCGGCGGCGCCAGCGCCGAGCAGTTCGGCCTGAAGCCAGCGATGACGCTGACCAGCAAGATCATCGGCATCCAGCGCATAAGCGCAGGCGAGGCGATAGGCTATGGCAGCCGTTTTGTCGCCGCCGCGCCGATGATCGTCGGTGCAGTTGCATGTGGCTACGCCGACGGTTATCCGCGTCACGCCCCCAACGGCACGCCGGTGCTGGTCGATGGTGTCCGCACCGTCACTGTCGGCCGGGTGTCGATGGACATGTTCTCGGTCGACCTGAGCAACGTGCCCGGCGCGGCGGTCGGCAGCAACGTGACCTTGTGGGGCGCCGGCTTGCCTATAGATGAAGTGGCCCATGCTGCCGGCACGATAGGCTATGAATTGATGTGTGCATTGGCCGCGCGGGTTAAAGTGGTGGAGTCTTGACTGCGTGGCAATAAAAAGCGTCCACAAAAATCGAAAAATGCGTCGGCAAATAAGCGGACAAATCAGTTATGCATGCACCTTATGAAACTATAGAAGCGAATGGCCAAAGCTAAAACCAACTACACCTGTACCGAATGCGGCGGCGTCGCCAATAAATGGACTGGCCAGTGCCCCTCGTGCGGGCAATGGAACACATTGGTGGAAACCATTGTGGAAGCAGTCGGCAACCGTTTTTCAAATCAGCACCAGGGCTTGGCGCAGACCGCGCCGGTGATGACCCTGGCGGATATCGAGGCGATCGACGTGCCGCGCTTCGGCACCGGCATCGAGGAATTCGACCGCGTGCTGGGCGGCGGTCTGGTGGCCGGCGGCGTGGTGCTGATCGGCGGCGATCCGGGCATCGGCAAATCGACCTTGCTGCTGCAGGCGCTGGCCAACCTCTCCAAAATCAAGAAGGTGCTGTACGTCAGCGGCGAAGAATCGGGCGCGCAGATCGCCTTGCGCGCCAAGCGCCTGGCGGTGGATGCCGGCGACCTGCGGCTGCAGGCGGAAATCCAGCTGGAAAAAATCCTCAACACGCTGGTCGAGCACAAGCCGGAAGTGGCGGTGATCGACTCGATCCAGACCGTGTATTCCGACGCTCTCAGTTCCGCTCCCGGTTCAGTGGCGCAGGTGCGCGAATGCGCGGCGCAGCTGACGCGGGTCGCCAAGCAGTCCGGCATCACCATCATCATGGTCGGCCATGTCACCAAGGAAGGTGCGCTGGCGGGGCCGCGCGTGCTGGAGCATATCGTCGATACGGTGCTGTATTTCGAAGGCGACACCCATTCCAGTTTCCGCCTGGTGCGGGCGTTCAAGAACCGCTTCGGCGCCGTCAATGAACTTGGCGTGTTCGCCATGACCGAAAAAGGCTTGAAGGGTGTGTCGAATCCGTCGGCGCTGTTCCTGTCGCAGCATGACAGCCAGGTGCCGGGCTCCTGCGTGATGGTGACACAGGAAGGCACGCGCCCCTTGCTGGTGGAAATCCAGGCGCTGGTCGACGCCTCGCACGTGCCGAACGCGCGGCGTTTGTCGGTGGGGCTGGAACAGAACCGCCTGGCGATGCTGCTGGCGGTGCTGCACCGGCATGCCGGCATTGCCGCCTTCGACCAGGATGTGTTCATCAACGCCGTCGGCGGCGTCAAGATCACCGAACCGGCCGCCGATCTGGCGGTGCTGCTGGCGATCAATTCCTCCATGCGCAACCGGCCGCTGCCGCGCGGGCTGGTGGTGTTCGGCGAAGTCGGCCTGGCCGGCGAGATCCGGCCGGCGCCGCGCGGCCAGGAGCGTTTGCGCGAAGCCGCCAAGCTGGGCTTTTCGATCGCCATGATTCCCAAGGCGAATATGCCGAAACAAGAGATTGAAGGCTTGAAAGTGATTGGCGTCGAACGCATCGATGACGCCTTGAGCAAGATACGCGACGCTGAATAAACGGCAAGCTTGCCATTTTTAGCGAATAATCCTGTAGTCCCCAATACATTCTGGCAAAGGTCAATCAAATGAAAACCAAAGCAGCTATCGCATGGAAAGCCGGTCAGCCACTGACCATCGAGGAAGTCGAACTGGGCGGCCCGCGCGCCGGCGAAGTGCTGGTGGAGATCAAAGCCACCGGGATTTGCCACACCGATTACTACACCCTGTCCGGCGCCGATCCAGAAGGCATTTTCCCATCTATCCTGGGCCATGAGGGCGCGGGCGTGGTGGTCGATGTCGGTCCTGACGTCAAGAGCCTGAAAAAGAACGATCATGTGATCCCGCTCTACACGCCGGAATGCCGCCAGTGCAAATTCTGCCTGTCGCAGAAAACCAATCTGTGCCAGTCGATCCGCTCGACCCAGGGCCGCGGCCTGATGCCGGACGCCACCAGCCGCTTTTCCATCGACGGCAAGCCGATCTATCACTACATGGGCACCTCGACCTTTTCCAACTACATCGTGGTACCGGAAATCGCCTTGGCCAAGATCCGCGAAGATGCGCCGTTCGATAAGGTTTGCTATATCGGCTGCGGCGTCACCACCGGCGTCGGCGCGGTGCTGTTCACCGCCAAGGTGGAGGCGGGTGCGAATGTGGTGGTGTTCGGCCTCGGCGGCATCGGCCTCAACGTGATCCAGGCGGCGCGCATGGTGGGCGCCGACAAGATCATCGGCGTCGACATCAATCCGGCGCGCGAAGCGATGGCGCGCAAGTTCGGCATGACCCATTTTATCAACGCCAAGGAAGTGGAAAACGTGGTGGACGCCATCGTCGGCCTGACCGACGGCGGCGCCGACTACAGCTTCGAGTGCATCGGCAACACGACTACCATGCGGCAGGCGCTGGAGTGCTGCCACAAGGGCTGGGGCCAGTCGATCGTGATCGGCGTCGCCGCCGCCGGCCAGGAAATCAGCACCCGGCCATTCCAGCTGGTGACCGGCCGGGTCTGGAAGGGCTCGGCTTTCGGCGGCGCCCGCGGCCGTACCGACGTGCCGAAAATCGTCGACTGGTATATGGATGGCAAGCTGAATATCGACGACCTGATCACGCACCGTTTGCCGCTGGAGCGCATCAATGAAGGCTTCGACCTGATGAAAAGCGGCGAGTCGATTCGTTCGGTGGTGATCTACTGATGGAAATCATCAGCGAGCACGCCTGTTTCGGCGGTATGCAGGGCTTTTACCGCCATCAGTCGGCCGAGATCGGCTTGCCTATGCGCTTTTCCGTCTTCCAGCCGCCGCAGGCCAGGCTGGGGCCGGTACCGCTGCTGTTTTTCCTGGCAGGGCTGACCTGTACTGAAGAGACTTTCATGATCAAAGCCGGGGCGCAGCGCTATGCAGCGCAGCACGGCATCATGCTGGTGGCGCCGGACACCAGCCCGCGCGACACCGGCATAGACGGCGTGGGCGACAGCTGGGATTTCGGCAATGGCGCCGGCTTCTATCTGGACGCGACGCAGGCGCCGTGGGCGCAGCATTTTAAGATGTACTCCTATATATTGCATGAGCTGCGGCAAACCGTGATTCAGGAGTTTCCAGCGCAAGCCGGCAATATCGGCGTCTTTGGCCACTCGATGGGCGGCCATGGCGCACTGGTGCTGGCCTTGCGCAATCCGGATGTGTTTCGCTCAGTGTCGGCATTTGCGCCGATTGCTGCGCCCAGCCAATGTCCGTGGGGGAAAAAGGCATTCGGCAATTATCTAGGGGCGGACCAGGCCGGCTGGCGCGACTATGATGCGACGCAGCTGATGCTGGGTTTGCAGCGGCCGTTTCCGCAAGAGATATTGATCGACCAGGGCCTGGGGGACAAATTCCTGGCCGAGCAACTACTGCCGGAACAGTTTGAAGCAGCCTGCGCGCAGGCGGGGCAGCGCCTGATGCTCCGCCGTCATGCAGGGTACGACCACGGTTACTACTTCATCTCGACCTTGATCGAGGATCATCTGGCTTTCCACCAGCGGATACTGTCGGCAGATTCCTGAACCGAAAAAAATCCCGCCTGGCGCTCAGGCGGGATTTTCAAATCGTACTTCTCAATTCCAGGATTTTACTCAGTGACCTTGACGCCGTCACGCCGCTTGGAAACCATCCAGCCGCCGCCCAGCACCACCACAAAGCCCAGTACGTAAGCTGCATAGTTCAGGCCGGGCAGGCTGTCCCAGAACGGTTGCAAGACCGGTTCTGTAACGATCATGTGTATCGCGGTGTAGACCAGGATCGCGGCGCCGATGAAGATCGTCAGCGGGAAGCGTTCGATCAGCTTCAGCGCAAGGGTCGAACCCCAGACCATGATAGGCACGGAAATCAGCAGGCCGATGATCACCAGCGCCATGCTGCCTTTGGCTGCGCCGGCGACGCCCAGGACATTGTCGATGCCCATGACGGTGTCGGCGATGATGATGGTTTTCAATGCGGCCGCCATGGTGGTGGCTTTCACGCCATGCGCTTCGCCGTCATCCGACTGCGTCAGCAGGCGGTAGGCGATCCACAGCAAGGCCAGTCCGCCGACCAGCAGCAGGCCGGGTATCTTGAGCAGCCAGACCACGCCGATAGTCATCAGCACACGCATGACGACCGCACCCGCAGTACCCCAGATGATGGCTTTGCGGCGCAGGTGGTCGGGCAGGCTGCGCGCCGCCATCGCGATCACGATGGCGTTGTCGCCGGCCAGCACTAGGTCGATCACGACGATGGCGGCGAGTGCGGCGAAGAAGGCGCCGACATTCCAGTCCGCCATGCCCAGCATTGAAAATAAACCAGAAAAATCCATAAAGTAGTCTCCAACAGGGTTAGCAAATAACCTCAAGCATGGATAACAACAGGAGTGGCGGGAAGTAAACGCGACACATTGCCTGCATGGAATCCATGCTGACAAAGGTCTTGCTCAACAGCGCTGCTGCCAAGGTAACCGGGCGCAGGCGTTGTGCCTGTTCCGTGATGACGACTACCTTGCAGAACATTGAGCAGCGAATAAGACGCCGTACCAATGTTCAGGAGCTACTCCCCTTTGAGAGGGTGTTGCACGCAGAATGCCGTGCAACTGGGCGCTATTGTACATCGGCAAAGAAAAAAATGGCAAGGACAGTCAGCCGTGGCGCCAATATTCGGGCTGGGCATAGGCGCGCCGCAAGAAATCGACAAATACCCGGATCCGCAAAGGCAAATGCCGTCGTTGCGCGAAAACGGCATAGATATCGTTGCCCGGTGCGGCGAATTCATCCAGCACCGTCACCAGCTTGCCGGATTCGATCTCGCTGCCGACTTCCCACATCGAGCGCCAGGCCAATCCTTTGCCGGCCAGCGCCCAGTCGTGCAGCACCTGGCCGTCGTTGCAGACCATGTTGCCGGCTACCCTGACGGTGACGATCTTGCCGTTCTGGCGGAAGCTCCAGCCGCGCTGGCTGCCTTCGCTGCTGATCGCCAGGCAGTTGTGCTTTTGCAGGTCGTCCACGGTGAGCGGCTTGCCGTGCCGTTTGATATAGGCGGGCGAGGCCACCACGATACGCTTGTTGTCCGCCAGCTTGGCGCCGATCAGGGAGGAGTCGGACAAGGAGGCGATGCGGATGGCGACGTCGATGCCTTCGCCGATCAGGTCGACCACGCGGTCATTGAGGTTGAGGGTCAGGGTGACGTCGCGGTGTTCGGTCAGGAAGGAGGGCATCAGCGGCGCCACATGCTGGCGTCCGAAGCCGGCCGGCGCCGATATCAGCAAATGGCCGCTGGCGTGGGCGCTGCGCTCCGACACCGCCGATTCGGCGTTTTCCAGGTCCGACAGGATGCGCTGGCAATCCTCGAGGAAGGCTTCGCCTTCGTTGGTCAGCGCGATCTTGCGCGTGGTGCGTTGCAAAAGTTTGACACCGAGGCGTTCCTCTAATGCATCCAGCCGCCTTCCTATCATGGCCGGGGCAATCCCCTCGGCGCGCGCGGCGGCTGACAGGCTGCCTTTGGCGGCCACCTCGACGAAGGTAGAAATCTGCTTGAATTGATCCATTGCGTTGATCTACTGCTGCCGCCTCGGGTTTGTGGAAAGGGAGCTGTGGTAAGCTCACTTGTGACTAAAACGCATAGATCAAATGATAATTCGTTCAACCTATGATGATTTAGTTTAAATATACTATATAGCGTAAAAATTAGATAATGCCATTCGGGTTTATGCATAGCCGACATGGTAAAAAGCGGAATGTAGCACTGCACCATGGTGCATGCTGTAGAAGACACTGATCAATTCATAGAACAAACAGGAGTAGAGCATGACGCAACTGACACTGCCCGCAGGAATGGAAATCAACGGCGCGATTGAAGCCGGCTACGCAGAAATTTTGACGCCTGAGGCGCTGGCCCTGGTCGCCAAGCTGAGCCGCGCTTTCGAAGTGCGCCGCCAGGAATTGCTGGCAGTGCGGGTCGAGCGCGCCAAGCGCCTGGACGCCGGCGAGCGCCCGGATTTCCTGCCTGAAACCGCACATATCCGCAACGGCGACTGGAAGATCGCGACTATCCCGGCCGCACTGGAATGCCGCCGCGTCGAAATCACCGGCCCGGTCGAGCGCAAGATGGTGATCAACGCCTTCAACTCCGGCGCTGACAGCTACATGACCGACTTCGAGGATTCCAACTCGCCGGTCTGGGACAACCAGATCACCGGCCAGATCAACCTGCGCGACGCCATCCGCAAAACCATTTCCCTGGAACAGAACGGCAAGTCCTACAAGCTGAACGACAAGGTCGCCACCCTGGTGGTGCGTCCGCGCGGCTGGCACCTGGATGAGAAGCACGTGCTGGTCGACGGCAAGCGCATTTCCGGCGGCATCTTCGACTTCGCCCTGTTTATGTTCCACAACGCCAAGGAACAGCTGGCGCGCGGCGCCGGTCCTTACTTTTACCTGCCGAAGATGGAATCGCATCTGGAAGCGCGCCTGTGGAACGACATCTTCGTGATGACGCAAAACGAACTCGGCCTGCCGCAAGGCACTATCAAGGCCACCGTGCTGATCGAAACCATCCTGGCCGCTTTCGAGATGGATGAGATCCTGTACGAGCTGCGTGAGCACAGCTCAGGCCTGAACGCCGGCCGCTGGGATTACATTTTCTCTTGCATCAAGAAGTTCAAGCTGGACAAGGATTTCTGCCTGGC
The sequence above is a segment of the Collimonas sp. PA-H2 genome. Coding sequences within it:
- a CDS encoding LysR family transcriptional regulator — translated: MDQFKQISTFVEVAAKGSLSAAARAEGIAPAMIGRRLDALEERLGVKLLQRTTRKIALTNEGEAFLEDCQRILSDLENAESAVSERSAHASGHLLISAPAGFGRQHVAPLMPSFLTEHRDVTLTLNLNDRVVDLIGEGIDVAIRIASLSDSSLIGAKLADNKRIVVASPAYIKRHGKPLTVDDLQKHNCLAISSEGSQRGWSFRQNGKIVTVRVAGNMVCNDGQVLHDWALAGKGLAWRSMWEVGSEIESGKLVTVLDEFAAPGNDIYAVFAQRRHLPLRIRVFVDFLRRAYAQPEYWRHG
- the aceB gene encoding malate synthase A, with the translated sequence MTQLTLPAGMEINGAIEAGYAEILTPEALALVAKLSRAFEVRRQELLAVRVERAKRLDAGERPDFLPETAHIRNGDWKIATIPAALECRRVEITGPVERKMVINAFNSGADSYMTDFEDSNSPVWDNQITGQINLRDAIRKTISLEQNGKSYKLNDKVATLVVRPRGWHLDEKHVLVDGKRISGGIFDFALFMFHNAKEQLARGAGPYFYLPKMESHLEARLWNDIFVMTQNELGLPQGTIKATVLIETILAAFEMDEILYELREHSSGLNAGRWDYIFSCIKKFKLDKDFCLADRAKVTMTAPFMRSYALLLLKTCHKRNAPAIGGMAALIPIKNDPAKNEIAMGGVRTDKARDATDGYDGGWVAHPGLVELAMTEFTKVLGDKPNQISKQREDVNVSAADLLDFKPEAPITEAGLRYNINVGIHYLGAWLAGNGCVPIHNLMEDAATAEISRAQVWQWIRSTKGVLEDGKKVTAEMVVAMIPEELAKVKALVGDGATYDRAAKIFEEMSTSASFAEFLTLPLYEEI